The Paenibacillus tianjinensis genome has a window encoding:
- a CDS encoding carbohydrate ABC transporter permease: MRTIRRYEDWVFKLVLALFIIVVFGAVLLPFVHLHAVSFSSSAANASGKVSFLPIGFHTMAYQFILSHRDILSGFRNSVLQTTVGTALSLLLMTMCAYPLSKKIAGQSFFIWMIMLTMLFNGGMIPTYMMIKGLGMLDTIWAVILPFCITPYYLMLMMNFFREFPEPIEEAALIDGLNPIQILFRIVLPLSKPILVTMALFMVVFYWNNWFSSLIYLNKTSMYPIMLIVRNILDGQQLVNSGMAGQETTKYVSTASLKAASIMVTSLPIFILLPFTQKYFTKGALIGAVKG; the protein is encoded by the coding sequence ATGCGCACTATTAGAAGGTATGAAGATTGGGTTTTTAAGCTGGTTCTCGCGTTGTTCATCATCGTTGTATTCGGCGCGGTATTGCTGCCGTTTGTACATCTGCATGCGGTATCCTTCAGCAGCTCTGCAGCCAATGCCAGCGGAAAAGTAAGCTTCCTGCCGATAGGATTCCATACGATGGCGTATCAGTTTATCCTGAGCCACCGGGATATTCTCAGCGGCTTTCGGAATTCTGTTCTGCAGACCACGGTTGGAACGGCGCTCAGTCTCCTGCTGATGACGATGTGTGCTTATCCTTTATCCAAAAAAATCGCCGGACAGTCCTTTTTCATCTGGATGATTATGCTGACCATGCTGTTCAACGGCGGGATGATTCCTACTTATATGATGATCAAAGGCCTGGGGATGCTGGATACGATCTGGGCGGTGATTCTGCCGTTCTGTATTACTCCTTATTACTTAATGCTAATGATGAATTTCTTCCGCGAGTTCCCCGAACCGATTGAAGAAGCGGCACTGATCGATGGACTCAATCCGATTCAAATCCTGTTTCGCATAGTACTTCCCTTATCGAAGCCGATTCTGGTCACGATGGCACTGTTTATGGTTGTCTTCTACTGGAACAACTGGTTCAGCTCACTGATTTATTTGAACAAGACCAGTATGTATCCGATTATGCTGATCGTGCGAAATATCCTGGATGGACAGCAGCTTGTGAACAGCGGAATGGCGGGTCAGGAAACGACTAAATACGTCTCAACTGCTTCGCTGAAAGCCGCCTCCATCATGGTAACGTCACTTCCGATCTTCATCCTGCTGCCCTTTACACAGAAGTATTTCACCAAAGGCGCCTTAATCGGTGCGGTTAAAGGCTAA
- a CDS encoding ABC transporter permease, translating to MNRVMVIGKAHSREVRKEGRMNRTRRIIRKNIHYYFLLLIPLLYILVFSYGPIIGNILAFRKFVPGGSIYGEEWTGLRYFKMFLGEASFWRAFNNTWLLNIYHLVFTVPVSILFALIVNEIKPARMRNLVQTVSYLPNFISIVVVVGLMTELLSPTYGLVNELLGKLGVPPTFFMNEAGWFRTLYISSEIWQFTGWNSIIFFAAITSIDHQLYEAADMDGAGRLQKIWHVTLPQIMPTIVVVYIMSFGHLMTVAFEKVLLMYTPSNSERSDVIETLVYRIGIQSTNYSYSTAISLFGGLLGLVIVVTANALAKKYTRYSLY from the coding sequence ATGAATCGTGTGATGGTCATAGGCAAGGCACACAGTAGAGAGGTACGGAAGGAGGGACGGATGAACAGGACGCGGAGGATCATCAGAAAAAATATTCATTATTATTTTCTGCTGCTTATCCCGCTGCTGTATATTCTGGTGTTCAGCTACGGGCCGATTATTGGTAACATTCTGGCCTTCCGCAAATTTGTCCCCGGCGGTTCGATTTATGGTGAAGAGTGGACGGGGCTGCGGTATTTCAAAATGTTCCTTGGTGAGGCGAGCTTCTGGAGAGCGTTCAACAACACCTGGCTGCTGAATATCTACCATTTAGTATTTACCGTGCCGGTGTCGATCCTGTTTGCTTTGATCGTCAACGAGATTAAACCGGCCAGAATGAGGAATCTGGTCCAGACGGTTTCTTATTTGCCGAATTTCATCTCCATTGTTGTCGTTGTCGGTCTGATGACGGAGCTGCTGTCACCGACTTACGGATTGGTCAATGAGCTGCTGGGCAAGTTGGGGGTTCCGCCTACCTTTTTTATGAATGAAGCAGGGTGGTTCCGGACCTTGTATATCTCCTCTGAAATCTGGCAGTTTACCGGCTGGAACTCAATCATTTTCTTCGCGGCAATTACCTCCATCGACCATCAGCTGTACGAGGCGGCGGATATGGATGGAGCAGGAAGGCTGCAAAAGATCTGGCATGTCACGCTGCCGCAGATTATGCCAACCATTGTGGTTGTCTATATTATGTCCTTCGGCCACTTGATGACTGTCGCCTTTGAGAAGGTGCTGCTGATGTACACGCCAAGCAACTCGGAGCGCAGCGATGTCATCGAGACGCTTGTCTACCGCATCGGTATTCAGAGCACCAACTACAGCTATTCGACAGCAATCAGCCTGTTCGGAGGCCTCCTTGGACTCGTAATTGTGGTCACAGCCAATGCGCTAGCCAAGAAATATACCCGTTATTCCTTATATTGA